The following proteins are co-located in the Podarcis raffonei isolate rPodRaf1 chromosome 5, rPodRaf1.pri, whole genome shotgun sequence genome:
- the AIFM2 gene encoding ferroptosis suppressor protein 1 isoform X1, with amino-acid sequence MGGQISVDKSVQVVIVGGGFGGIEAARKLKCWGVPFVLVDMRDAFHHNVAALRAAVQSGFAKKTFISFSKTFGGSFRQGLVIGIDLEKRHVLLNDGEQLCYSHLILATGSDGPFPGKFDKPMDMQSAIQTYEDMVQEVEKSPRIVIVGGGSAGVEMAAEVKTKYPNKEVGATSDTTVHHFIPLVTLIHSKVALADAEVLPRVRQEVKESLLKEGVHLLLSQKVENLQSLTLNQFKENMIVKTDKGTEILTDMVILCTGIKVNSAAYSGAFSDKLASNGALQVNEYLQVKGYDNIYAIGDCADVNEPKMAYHAGLHADVAVTNIVNSLTQKPLKTYTPGSLTFLISLGRCDGVGQISDYYVGHLLVTVVKSRDLFVSQSWRKMGQCMPC; translated from the exons ATGGGCGGCCAAATCTCTGTGGACAAGTCGGTGCAGGTGGTGATAGTCGGGGGCGGCTTCGGCGGGATTGAAGCTGCCCGCAAGCTCAAGTGTTGGGGAGTCCCCTTCGTTCTGGTGGACATGAGGGACGCTTTCCACCACAATGTCGCTGCTCTCCGGGCTGCCGTACAGAGCG GATTTGCCAAGAAAACTTTCATCTCCTTCTCCAAGACCTTCGGAGGCAGTTTCCGGCAGGGTCTGGTAATTGGAATTGACTTGGAGAAACGGCACGTCCTGTTGAATGATGGTGAA CAGCTCTGCTATTCCCACCTGATCCTTGCCACAGGGAGTGATGGGCCTTTCCCAGGAAAATTTGACAAACCCATGGACATGCAGTCTGCTATTCAGACATACGAGGACATGGTTCAAGAG GTTGAAAAATCTCCCCGCATAGTAATTGTGGGGGGTGGTTCTGCTGGTGTTGAAATGGCTGCGGAGGTTAAGACGAAGTATCCCAACAAAGAGGTAGGAGCCACAAGTGACACTACCGTTCACCATTTTATTCCTCTG GTCACCCTTATTCACTCAAAAGTTGCACTGGCAGATGCAGAAGTGCTCCCCAGAGTTCGGCAGGAGGTGAAGGAGTCGCTTTTAAAAGAGGGGGTACATCTCTTATTGA GTCAGAAAGTTGAAAACCTGCAATCGCTGACTTTAAACCAATTCAAAGAGAACATGATAGTGAAGACAGACAAAGGCACAGAGATTCTTACCGACATGGTGATTCTCTGCACTGGGATAAAAGTCAATTCCGCAGCATACAGCGGTGCATTCA GTGACAAGCTGGCAAGTAATGGTGCTTTGCAAGTGAATGAGTACCTTCAGGTTAAAGGATATGATAACATTTATGCTATTGGCGATTGTGCTGATGTGAACGAGCCAAAAATGGCATACCATGCTGGGCTCCATGCAGATGTTGCAGTGACAAACATTGTCAACAGCCTGACACAGAAGCCTCTGAAAACCTATACACCAG GATCACTCACATTCTTGATCTCACTGGGAAGATGTGATGGAGTGGGCCAAATCAGTGACTACTACGTGGGACATCTCTTAGTGACAGTAGTTAAAAGCAGGGATCTTTTCGTCTCACAAAGCTGGAGAAAGATGGGACAGTGTATGCCATGCTAG
- the AIFM2 gene encoding ferroptosis suppressor protein 1 isoform X2 yields MGGQISVDKSVQVVIVGGGFGGIEAARKLKCWGVPFVLVDMRDAFHHNVAALRAAVQSGFAKKTFISFSKTFGGSFRQGLVIGIDLEKRHVLLNDGEQLCYSHLILATGSDGPFPGKFDKPMDMQSAIQTYEDMVQEVEKSPRIVIVGGGSAGVEMAAEVKTKYPNKEVTLIHSKVALADAEVLPRVRQEVKESLLKEGVHLLLSQKVENLQSLTLNQFKENMIVKTDKGTEILTDMVILCTGIKVNSAAYSGAFSDKLASNGALQVNEYLQVKGYDNIYAIGDCADVNEPKMAYHAGLHADVAVTNIVNSLTQKPLKTYTPGSLTFLISLGRCDGVGQISDYYVGHLLVTVVKSRDLFVSQSWRKMGQCMPC; encoded by the exons ATGGGCGGCCAAATCTCTGTGGACAAGTCGGTGCAGGTGGTGATAGTCGGGGGCGGCTTCGGCGGGATTGAAGCTGCCCGCAAGCTCAAGTGTTGGGGAGTCCCCTTCGTTCTGGTGGACATGAGGGACGCTTTCCACCACAATGTCGCTGCTCTCCGGGCTGCCGTACAGAGCG GATTTGCCAAGAAAACTTTCATCTCCTTCTCCAAGACCTTCGGAGGCAGTTTCCGGCAGGGTCTGGTAATTGGAATTGACTTGGAGAAACGGCACGTCCTGTTGAATGATGGTGAA CAGCTCTGCTATTCCCACCTGATCCTTGCCACAGGGAGTGATGGGCCTTTCCCAGGAAAATTTGACAAACCCATGGACATGCAGTCTGCTATTCAGACATACGAGGACATGGTTCAAGAG GTTGAAAAATCTCCCCGCATAGTAATTGTGGGGGGTGGTTCTGCTGGTGTTGAAATGGCTGCGGAGGTTAAGACGAAGTATCCCAACAAAGAG GTCACCCTTATTCACTCAAAAGTTGCACTGGCAGATGCAGAAGTGCTCCCCAGAGTTCGGCAGGAGGTGAAGGAGTCGCTTTTAAAAGAGGGGGTACATCTCTTATTGA GTCAGAAAGTTGAAAACCTGCAATCGCTGACTTTAAACCAATTCAAAGAGAACATGATAGTGAAGACAGACAAAGGCACAGAGATTCTTACCGACATGGTGATTCTCTGCACTGGGATAAAAGTCAATTCCGCAGCATACAGCGGTGCATTCA GTGACAAGCTGGCAAGTAATGGTGCTTTGCAAGTGAATGAGTACCTTCAGGTTAAAGGATATGATAACATTTATGCTATTGGCGATTGTGCTGATGTGAACGAGCCAAAAATGGCATACCATGCTGGGCTCCATGCAGATGTTGCAGTGACAAACATTGTCAACAGCCTGACACAGAAGCCTCTGAAAACCTATACACCAG GATCACTCACATTCTTGATCTCACTGGGAAGATGTGATGGAGTGGGCCAAATCAGTGACTACTACGTGGGACATCTCTTAGTGACAGTAGTTAAAAGCAGGGATCTTTTCGTCTCACAAAGCTGGAGAAAGATGGGACAGTGTATGCCATGCTAG